From the genome of Pieris brassicae chromosome Z, ilPieBrab1.1, whole genome shotgun sequence:
CGAAAGGGGATGAAACTCCACTGTGCTTCTAGAACAATGTTTAAACATACCATTAGTATCTTAGGTTCGTGTTTCAGTAGTATTTCAGATTTTTACTCATTTCAGTACGACTGGAACGATGATATTGACGTGTGGTGGCATGAACTTATTGAGAATCAATCTAATGATTGTGAACCCGAGTGGATGGACGCAGAAGATCCTCTTTTCATGTTATATACAAGGTTTACTtacttttaatgattatataaGCTTAATAACTTATACTTCACAAATCTTTCTTTGTGCGCCATTCATAATTGCTTATAcggagaaaataaaaatcgccaggaaaccggcttgtcttatcTAGTCTAAAGTCTTGTTGGGAGTTTGGATTTCGAAATTGTCGTTCCAATGTGCTGATCAAATTGCTATAAAGACAAATTATGTGTTTGCTTTTTAAATGTGTGTGATGTGTTTGAGCCACTATATTAAGCTAATATTGCAATGTATATAGGATTAAGTTTTTGGGGCAAGGAGGTCTGCAGCCCACCCAATATGGATGCCAGGCGGATAGTAAACATCCCAAAAACTTGTTTTGACAACcagataatattaaacattctaTGTTCTCTGTCTATGAACGTtacttaaatgattatttattaacatttattgccagttctcaacTTGAAGACATATTATGCGCAACAGGAATTCTCCTTAGCTCTTTTTATTCaccaagtattttttttaacttttattttaaagagacTAATTACAATTAGTATTGATAAATAGTTAAtgttatatctaataaaaaaatataaattatattctacgCCACACACGCCtagacaatacaaataaattttaaacgcTGCATATTTGTATAATGAAGAATACATATATCCATCCATTACCGATTCCAGTGGCTCAACGGGCAAGCCAAAAGGAGTACTGCATACAACAGCAGGCTACTTGCTTTACGCGGCTACAACATTCAGATACGTCTTCGATTACCAGGAGAAGGACGTCTACTGGTGTACAGCTGATGTGGGCTGGATCACAGGACACACCTATGTTGTTTATGCGCCTTTGGCCAATTGTGCAACGTCGGTAATGGTAAGTAATAAGTGCCCAAAGAAATTTACGTTTTGTCTGTTTATCTGGTCCGTATTGAACGAGTGATTGCTTATAAAACTATCGCATTTAATGGACCAATGAAATGCGATGtttaaacgaaaaaaaattataactcgCTTATAACAAAATCCTAAATGTTTATGATACACGAGAACAATACTCAGGACCACGACTCTGAATACGACACTCTGTTTTAaacccaaaaataaaaatatgtttattatagaatataagatacaggtatcacttttTCCAAGTCATTAAACTTGTATCTATATAATTAGACGGAGGATgtaaaaagccggcgtaaaaaactctcggtactcttttaaaatatcaaatcactATACAAAATGACTATGGCAAACATAGATAGAAGAAAGAAAGGAGACAGATACGGGCTgctctttatttgtattaaattacaaaactgaACGGAAACCTCACAGTCCAGTTTCCGGAAGCGACATCTGTGCACAGGCATGACGCCTTCGTTTTACTCAACCACATTTGAGGGAATTAAACCACTCGTCACACAACGCCACAAGAAACAAATTAAGAAtcgtaataaaaactatttagttTACAAAACTGTTAATGTTTCGGGCACAAATAcctcaattttaaaatcaataaaacaaaccAATTACAATGTATAACATTTTAGgttgtttaaaatgtttgcGGTTTAGGAATCGTTATCTTACGACGATATCTCTCAAGTTCAAAGAGACTCATTGAAATTGTGTCAAGAGAGCATCTCACATCTGCATTCCTTATCGTACTCTAGCAAACTTGTTCTGTATTACTGAACATTTCCTGcaacgtaaataatataacgaaTTTGTGTGTGAACGAAAATGCCCATAACGTCACGGAGCAACGCGGTCCAAAATCATTTTGTACGAAAAAGCATCACAATTCAATAAACATGACTTGTCTAGTAGTAGAGCTATGTATTAAAAGAAGTCACTGTAAATCaagagatttattttttatatactttccGTTTCCGTTACTAAAGACAGAAATTAGATTGGCGTAAACTTTTACTTCCGTTATGTCACACTTATACACTTTTTCGACGTTCAGAACTAAACGCTCAGTCTCTATATCTTATCTATGAATCTATTAGAATGAACAACATATAACGTCTTAACACTTAAAGGTCAATCCCAATTGTTTTGATattcgtttattattaaatagccGTAGTTGCTAAATGATGATTAccgtttaaaattttgttaatttaacaagaaatttataaaagatttttataaaattaaatatattcatctCAAGTTAatctcatatttttaaaacttaactcTAACTTTCATAGGTTTCAAAAACAAACCGCTCTCGCTTTCGTAAGAAGTACTTCATCAGTCCATTATTgatactatttaattattaataaaaaaatataatacatgttCAAATTATATCCGGTGaatattgaaaatgttaaaaaaatcaaccAAGTACTAAAATGGAATCACCAAGACGTAGATGCAAATGGAAAAAAGAGGAATGCATAAGAATAATCACAAAGTTACAAAGTCACAAGAGATATTTAATCATTTCTAAACACCCACGCGTATTCTCGCGAATAATGATGACAGACTGTTTAGTTCCAAGtactgaataataaaaataataagtgagTCTCAAGCTTATCACCATTGTAACCAGTACAATAGatgatgtaattttaaataaatcttttaaaaaaatgtctagcGCAACATCAGAGTTTGGCAAGTCTAAGATCGCAAAAATGTTGCTAAAATACGCTGCAAGCGAAAGCTAAtcactatataaaaaaaaaactcgtaTCTATGTTACACCTTATCTTACGAATCTGAGAAAcgagataatttttttatttcgtcataaatattgttgttacGTAAATGCGTTACACATCTCCGAAATCTGACTTAGATTTCTTAGTAATGAGCAGCACATTAACTTTGTGAAAACTGCtcttttactatttaaataatggatTTACACACTACCTAGGTACTCTTTCATgcgtatttaattgttttatgaataatattcattttgcGGCTATATGTTTAACAGatgattgtattatattagGGAAACAATGGAAAACGTCGCTCTCTcgttcattttttattttaacgcgCATGCATATGTTGAGACCGGTAACGATTTCAGTATAAAATGCAACCGCGGACTGGTTCAAATCATTTAACGATGACAATGTGAAAATCTGTCAAATTATAtgattaattaactaattaccATTTACTCGGAAAGAGAGCGGATTTGGGACACCACTCTCGCTGAATCGttatataacttttacttTGTGTGAATATtacagaattaataaaaaaaaatattatacgttAATTGCGTTCGGATATAGCGGTATATGTCAGTTATGTTGGGAAAATATTTTCCGATAGGCAActcaacattaaataatatttcatctgttttatttataataatcgcGTTCATGACGTCTGAATGAATAAGTCTCTACATTATCAGAATAATGTAAAGACGAGAAGAGATTCCTAGAGACAGAGGGATcctaacttttattttaggtaaggtaaattattttagactaaaaattaattgcttGCAAAGTAGGTATAGATTTTAGAGCAACCAGTCCTGAGTACATGCTACCtacaaagctttttatattttgtcttaACTCGTCGATCTAGGGATCGCGAACTCGtatgaaacaaacaaaacataattcaATAGAGGTATATTGATAGGTATTTTATACGTAAGTACATTATATTGCATAACTATGAAGATACttcaattatgaataaaatctcATAcctaaatgattttgaattaacACAATGATATTATAGAGGAAGATGTACGCATCGTTCTAATTCATATCCATCTCCAGTTTGAAGGATCACCATTTTACCCGGACAACGATCGCTACTGGGCCGTGGTACAAAAGTACAAGGTTACCCAAATGTACACCGCACCAACAGCCATCAGATCCCTGATGAAATTCGGAGTGGAAAATGTCACCAAGtaagttttactttttttctctctgtgtatatatattttaactattattaactattatatttttaagtaaataaatatacagtatttagttttacttcgatatattaaaacatagttTTAACGAGCTCACAATTGTTCAGTTGTGATCCAGGAACCGACTagtatattctatataattatattagtgAACGAGTGGGTTACGATGGAAGTCCCAGATCCCCTATATTTGCCAAGGTTGGTGGGCATATTTGGCTGGCACACCCATGGCTTAGTGGTTATTTAACGTATATGCTGGAGGTTCCGGTTGTCTGTGTAccaattttagttaattatggTAAACACGAATAAATTAACGCTTAATGCGTTTTGTCTACAATTAATACCAGTGGTACAAAAAAGTACTCTCTGGTCCAATATTGATACACGATCATTTTAGACACGACCTGAAATCTCTACGAGTATTGGGCAGTGTGGGTGAACCGATAAATCCCGAGGCATGGCACTGGTATTACAACTATGTGGGCAGCGAACGCTGCTCAATCGTTGATACCTTCTGGCAGACTGAAACCGGCGGTCACGTGCTGACAAGTCTACCTGGAGCGACACCTATGAAGCCTGGAGCTGCTGTACGTATACGTTGATAGGAAACGATCGTGTTTTTTGTAGTTAAGCAGTTATGTTTTATCAGATTTATAGATAGTAAGAATTTGCATATGTGATCATCATCagcatttattcattattttcagacatttttatacccaaaaatcaggcacagaaggctaatccAGACATCGGAGGCCTATCGGGTTGCAAcgatcattgtttttttttataaatttataaacattatttcaaacaaaaataataataatgatgtaATGTAATTGATAACTAAAAACTTGTTGTGAATAATCTGTTTATCTTCCCAAAGGGATTTCCATTCTTCGGTGTTGCTCCCACAATTCTGGATGATAACGGAAAAGTTATAGAAGGACCTGGCGAAGGGTACTTGGTATTTTCCCGACCTTGGCCCAGCATTATGAGAACTCTTTTCGGAAACCATGAGCGCTATCAGAGTGTGTACTTTTCCAAATTCCCGGGATATTACTGTACTGGAGATGGTATGTgttcttttagtttttaccaatGTATTCGTATATTGTTTATTGGTATGTACCAGTATCCACGAACACGCGTCCTTGTAATCTTAGACTAGATCAAAGTTTACAAATATACTTTAACAAATGGCACTAATATTGCATGCGTAcatcattgtttattttattgtcatttTGTTTCCTTActtaaacctaaaaatatttgacaaaaaCAACTTATTTCAGGCGCACGCCGTGACGAAGACGGTTTTCTGTGGGTAACAGGACGTATAGATGACATGCTCAACGTGTCTGGACATCTTATGTCCACAGCAGAAGTGGAGAGTGTCCTTACCGAAGATTCCCGTGTCTCAGAAGCAGCCGTCGTCTCCCGCCCACACCCTCAAAAGGGCGAAGCACTACATTGCTTCGTAATTCTCAACGCCGGAGTCCAACCTGACCCATCTATTACAGACGCCCTTAAAAAGCACGTACGTGCTAGAATTGGTGCTTTTGCAGCACCAGATGCGATACAGTTTGCCCCTGGTCTCCCAAAAACAAGGTCCGGGAAGATCATGAGACGCATATTGAGGAAGATTGCGGTGGGTGATACAGATATTGGGGACACGTCGACTCTCGCCGACCCATCCATTGTAGATCAACTCTTTAAGAGTAAACCCTAAACACTTTTTCCTCAAAATGCCGATTACAGCCATCCGCTGCTACTTTGACGTGAAagatcttaatataaaaagccGCCTCAATCTTTGTTGCTGTCAATTGCAGAAATGCAATTACACATTCACAACAGGTAATCATTATATTAAGGCTTAGGGCTGTTTACCTAATTTAGCGTCATCCATACAGGCCATAGTACCTTTGGAATGAGAATAGAAAGAGAAAGTTACACTAAAAATTTACCTGCTTTTGTGCAAGTGGAAGCCACAAGAAAGAAATTAATGGTACCTGGCTGTAAGAGGTTGACTAGCCATTTCAACGGTATGATTTCtgttatatgaaatttaaaacacgGACGGTTAAAGAGCTACCTAAGCTCTGGTTTTAACAGACGAAATGTATTTCTTCGCATTTTTATTAGCTTTTTCAACTCAGGCCTGAATCTTTTACGAGTTCTATAGCTTAATTTCTAACCGTCCCATTGAGAACGAACATAGCATTTGCGAACGTAAACTTACCATGTCTTACGTCgcctatattatttattttaatattaatataaatgttatagaaTCTGGCTAAGAttctacttttaatatatattacttggAAACACATTCCATAATTCAAATCTGGAATTCTTTCGTTTTAagggttttaataaaatacgtgCTACCAAAAACTAGTactgttaaaaaatagttttaagtaaaataatgtggaaataatttattaatttgttagtCGTTTTGTGATATTCAATGGCTCTTAAGGCACaagtaaatgtttattttaattaatgtttttcttaCTCATCGTGTAaatctacaaattataaatgaaaatgtcgACTacattaaacttttatatatgtatgttaagcTTAGCCCATCAGCAGAGAGATCTAGGTGTACTTACCGATTTCCTTGACGTAACAAAAGCCGGGATTTTACGTTAAAATTCACACTCTCCAACCACATTTTATGGATGACAATCctacaaacatttttgaaCTTTATTAGCACTTGAGTTAAACATTTGTCGAAACTGTGGCAATTTATTTCTATGCCTTGGATACTATGTATCGCAATCAGTCTGTTAATATATGTTCACGATCAAAGAAAAACTATAGAAAACTTTAGTATTAATGTGTTGTGATAGCACTTCTATGACATGTCGATGCACAATATAGatgtctatataaaaataacttagatTGTCCTATATAATTAGACGGTATATAACTCTGTTTGGaactaaatatttgaatatattaatatctcGATGCTAatttatctttgtttttaacgaaattttaattaattggatGCATCGAAGAGTTTAGAAGTGACAGGTCATTTACTATAACGGATATATGATAgagatgtaatttttttttcacgcacattattatttataaaaccacAAAGCTAGCGACGTGGAGTAACTgaattaaatgcttttaatgaATATGTTGTATTATTAAGGGCAACATTAGAGCACGATTACCTACATACATTCcttattaaatcataatttactATTATACACACTGCGATGATCAATAAGCAATGAGAAAACAACTTTGAAATTTCAGTTACAATTCTATACtgaattttgttatttgaatgaatttgaTTTTGTCTCATATTTCCAAATTGTttcagattttatatttttgatactttttaatagttgcacaaattatacaattaaaataaaatcctggTGGTATtacgttaattatatttattatagcttaaaattgttaaatttctGAATGATGGTTTGAGTTAGAAGTTCTATTACGAATAATAGTCGTTAATGTTATCAGGTAGAATGTAAGTGTTAGTAGCCGCTTAATCaacaattaaaagtaaactCACTTTAGAAGGCAGCACGGTTGACTATAGcgtaaatattctatttagaaaaaaatcgtTCATActctataaaaatgtgtgcagttattaattgtatgtgtgcaaatttcaatatatgtTACATTGAGAAAGAAATTTTGAAACTAGAAtatgtaactaaatttaaccgaattttaaaattagaggCTTTTAAAACTTTTGCTAAAGAGTGGTGCTATCTATGAGAAGCATTTTATCCCATTCTCTTCGATACATtaagaatgaaaaattatgaaataggTATGTTTAACCGCACTATTGTCTATGTATATAGGCTGAATTTTCAAAACATGGTTCTGCTCCCAACTTGAAGAAATTCCGATTGAAAAATCAGCCAAATTAGTAATCTAATGTGCTCGTGTAACGGACATATCATTAAAggtgatattattaaatacaactgttattatttttgttctgATACCCTTACATATGTAATTGTTGGTTTTGATTTCCAACATTTCTATCATGAGTCATCtcgtaaaactaattttatttttattattttgacgtAGTAATCTGAGAATTTGTATAGACGTTTTACgctgaataataataaacatggaACACTAAACCGCTTCCATATTACCTAAATAGGCTTTATTACGTTAAACGCTCAAAGCCCAAAAccttaacttttaatttaaccgATTGTAGCAAGTAGGCAATTTTGAAGGAAAAAAGCATCTCAAGAAAtacttctaaatatatataataaggtcAGGTCGGTGTATTAGTAGTATTGGCCTGATACCAGatgtaaaggaaaacatcgtgaggaaatagCCATGACGTACATACGGCGGAGTGTGTCAGAAGGCTActcatcaattttttttataaaagaaattattatcaagaaacaaacacagaaatctgacaAAAAAGGACAATCTTTTTCAGGCTTAAAAACGTAAAAAGTGAGAATAATAAACTTACAAACTGCTTACTTAAAAAACAATCTCCCTAAACATACTAGCGCAGATAATCAGTCGACCAGCTCCAGGGAATTCCTTTTTTAACCGAGCAAAAGAAACCGAAGGAGAACgtcgtgtaattttttttcaactatTCTTATCATCGTTATTATGTAACGACGCCTATAATTGTCGGCTACAAATCAGTACGAAGAAGAGATACCCTGACGCGCTAACTAACCAATTCCAACCGGTAAcgtttacatatatgtatacaacTTCTCGACATAAGCCACTTGGTCATTTAGACGAGCCGTTTAAGTTGAAGGAAGAAGTAAATATCAATCCTACACAATTCTTTTGTTAAGTTTCTTGCCGGTAAATATTCAACTAACAAACTGCTTTTAAAGTAAGGGTTGATTCTCTATACGATAAATGACATACGTATATGAGCGAGTGACAGAACTTGTTAACGCTCATAATCTTTTTGTAAGATTGTCGTAGATGCTTTGGAGGcgttactactactactactaactactaacttaCTTactactataaaattaaatttttaggtcaaattttagaataataactaCCGTTTGGAAACTACAATAGAATACCAAAATAGATGTGTCCTGTGCGATATCGTTTAAAGGAGATAAAGTCATATTTAATAGACTAGAGGCTATAGCAATTACCTAAGTAAACGCAAATAATACTTGAAAACATTGTGTTTaattgtatgagaaaatataatacattatgaaagaaaacactttttaaccgaattgaagctatgtattataataaacttataattattttacataaatttaaaattttccgacgtttcgcgtgctttacagcgtgcgttattagctatataaattataagtttataataatacatatcttcaatccggttaaatagtgttttctttcaatgggtaaaagctatgttaacaaaagccaatactataatacattaattaataaaatgacacCGCTAATCGAAAAAATTCGAGAAGATAATCCAAATTCAAATGCATCATAGACTATTATATCTGGACAGCACCCTGACCTTCCAACACCTTCTCCTGATGTTCACTCATGTTGCACAGTGTCTTTCTAACTTTACTTTTGTTAATGGTTTTGTCATTACGTCAGCTAACTGAATTTCTGTGGGACAGTggctaatatttattaatccaTGCACGAAGTGTTCATGTATAAAATGGTACCGCACGTCTATGTGCTTCGACCTTTTGTTGAAGGATCCAGACTTCACAAGTTGAATCGACTTTGATTATCaacatgaaaatttatttttatgtccaAACCGGTTATTTCTTGTAATTGAGTACAATGCCTCTTTGCAACAGTCTGCTGCGGCTATGTACTTACTTGGCTTTAGACGACGCTACTATAGGCTGCCTCTTGGATACCCATGATATTGGTCCATCGGCTATCATTAGCACGGAGCCAGAAGTACTTTTTCGCGTCAATGGGTCTCCAGGATAATCCGAGTCGCTGTAAGCATCGATGTTCTCTATGGGTttgtttgtttgaacaaaATGCCTTTCTCTTTGGTTCccactaaatatttaaatattttcttgacTTTTGTGATGAATGCTTGTGCGATATCTGGTCTGGTTCTGGTAGATAGGTACAGTAAATTTCCCACTACTACTATCCCTAAAGGGATATTCCTTCTCCTGGGCAGTTTCTGGGCGTGTCACCAGGTTTAGCATTTTTCATGTTGTGTTTATTCAATACGACATGAATTTGATTATCATtctttttcatttcaaatttgGTTTCAAGTTTCTTCAAAATAACTTCGATCTTATTCTTGTCTTTTCCTATGTCAAGTCCTTCATCAACGAATAGTCCGATTATTATTGATCTTTATCTTGGTTATTATTGGGTGAGATTTATCTTGGTTATTATTGGGTGAGATTTATCTTGGTTAATGAAAACTCATCGATCTGTTTTGATTTTAGATGCGGCAATTgctaataatgtttttaatgcaGATTGACTTACTACTGAGCTTGTCTTGGAAATCCAGGTTTCCTTTCTGCTCGCATCCACGTACGACTAATCTAGCCTTGTATGTACCATCATCTTTAATCTGAAATACCCATTTGTTCTACAGTATTTTGTGTCCTTTGGCTTTTGACTTGACAATTAATACCCAGGTGATATTTTTCTGTAATGATTCCATTTCAGATTGCATCGCCTTCTCCAAATTTCGTGTGTCGGTGCCAGCCACAGCTTCTTTGTATGTGAGTAAAGAACAGTCAAAGTCGTCATTATTGTCTGACGTAAAC
Proteins encoded in this window:
- the LOC123718529 gene encoding acetyl-coenzyme A synthetase — translated: MSRVFQPSAHVVEKSRLPSLDKYKEMYKKALDNPEEFWSEIAKEFYWQTPYQPGKFVSYNFDITKGDIFVKWMEGAVTNICVNLLDRNIEKGHGDKIAYYWEGNHPDDYSRITYRKLKDLVCQFANGLRSRGVGKGDRVSIYMPMILETVVCMLACARIGAIHSVVFAGFSSDSLAERMSDCKAKVLVTSDGAWRGEKLLILKKTCDEALEKAKTKHDHTVETCIVVSHLAKASPCGKLGDIQSLYDWNDDIDVWWHELIENQSNDCEPEWMDAEDPLFMLYTSGSTGKPKGVLHTTAGYLLYAATTFRYVFDYQEKDVYWCTADVGWITGHTYVVYAPLANCATSVMFEGSPFYPDNDRYWAVVQKYKVTQMYTAPTAIRSLMKFGVENVTKHDLKSLRVLGSVGEPINPEAWHWYYNYVGSERCSIVDTFWQTETGGHVLTSLPGATPMKPGAAGFPFFGVAPTILDDNGKVIEGPGEGYLVFSRPWPSIMRTLFGNHERYQSVYFSKFPGYYCTGDGARRDEDGFLWVTGRIDDMLNVSGHLMSTAEVESVLTEDSRVSEAAVVSRPHPQKGEALHCFVILNAGVQPDPSITDALKKHVRARIGAFAAPDAIQFAPGLPKTRSGKIMRRILRKIAVGDTDIGDTSTLADPSIVDQLFKSKP